A window from Deltaproteobacteria bacterium encodes these proteins:
- a CDS encoding SDR family NAD(P)-dependent oxidoreductase, with product MTTHGKRLDDAFLAGRVAVITGAGSGIGLAMAERAASAGMKVALADIEDAALARAESRVGAAGAQVIAVRTDVSDPASVDELARRVQQELGDPWLVANNAGVAKIGLSWQLRTSDWRWVLDVNLFGVVHGTVAFLPGLVARNEGHLVNTASAAGLLGVPGGAPYVASKHAVVGLSEAICRELRATGSAVGVSVLCPAAVDTRIAYAERNRPGMPHYEAPTEGLPPILVEEPLHVLAPHDVAAAVFAAIREKRFWILPHAEQLRGPVLARARQMIDGIDPDDESMDRASAIIHGFVAGVRFLGRDPGSRPAAAETA from the coding sequence ATGACGACACACGGGAAGCGCCTGGACGACGCCTTCCTTGCGGGACGGGTCGCCGTCATCACCGGGGCAGGCAGCGGGATCGGCCTGGCGATGGCCGAGCGGGCCGCGTCGGCGGGCATGAAGGTGGCGCTGGCCGACATCGAGGACGCAGCGCTCGCACGCGCCGAGTCGCGAGTCGGTGCCGCCGGCGCGCAGGTGATCGCCGTGCGCACCGACGTGAGCGATCCCGCGTCCGTCGACGAGCTCGCGCGGCGCGTGCAGCAAGAGCTTGGCGACCCGTGGCTCGTCGCCAACAACGCCGGCGTCGCGAAGATCGGCCTGTCCTGGCAGCTCCGCACTTCGGATTGGCGGTGGGTGCTCGACGTCAATCTATTCGGCGTCGTCCACGGCACCGTCGCGTTTTTGCCCGGACTGGTCGCGCGCAACGAAGGCCATCTCGTGAACACGGCTTCGGCCGCCGGATTGCTCGGCGTGCCTGGAGGCGCACCCTATGTCGCCTCCAAGCACGCCGTGGTCGGGCTGTCCGAGGCGATCTGTCGCGAGCTGCGTGCAACCGGATCGGCCGTGGGCGTCTCGGTGCTGTGTCCCGCCGCCGTGGACACCCGCATCGCCTATGCGGAGCGCAACCGGCCCGGGATGCCGCACTACGAGGCGCCGACCGAGGGACTGCCGCCGATTCTCGTCGAGGAACCCCTGCACGTCCTGGCGCCGCACGACGTCGCCGCGGCGGTGTTCGCCGCGATCCGCGAGAAGCGGTTCTGGATCCTGCCGCACGCCGAGCAACTTCGCGGTCCGGTGCTCGCCCGCGCACGCCAGATGATCGACGGCATCGATCCCGACGACGAAAGCATGGATCGTGCCTCGGCCATCATTCACGGGTTCGTAGCCGGTGTGAGGTTTCTCGGACGAGACCCGGGATCGAGGCCCGCCGCGGCGGAAACGGCATGA
- a CDS encoding acyl-CoA/acyl-ACP dehydrogenase: MKQFDYDTIPIADLPYGGLEAGLSDEERAIADMIRGFATDVMRPLGQKLDRMTADEVAAEGSPVLGFLEQMKALGMGIETLVTMPAGQMVRMFPLVQSILGWGDAGLAILAGASGFPATVAQLSGNAELIERFGSCRGCWIGTQPDRGSDTTDLDGREKFPGRRHGKANLVARVTRDEVILHGQTSAWVTGAPIAECGLAYIPADYGNGLYADDGTMRGAVVFVPFDEPGVSRGKPLEKLGQRPLPQGEVFFDEVRLPRRYLMSDDSAYRGKFFSAFTLANMEMACVFAGVARAALDHALAYVHEREQGGALLIEHQSVRARIFRIWQSSEAAFAIAQRCANYNFLGNPHVLASITAKVTATQHAVQAADEALQLFGGYGLSREYPMEKLLRDARAATIEDGENHMLGLVAAGHLSQWFQSSGLRGA; the protein is encoded by the coding sequence ATGAAACAATTCGACTACGACACGATTCCGATTGCCGACCTTCCGTACGGCGGGCTCGAGGCCGGCCTGAGCGACGAGGAGCGCGCGATCGCCGACATGATTCGCGGCTTCGCCACGGACGTGATGCGACCGCTCGGCCAGAAGCTCGACCGGATGACGGCGGACGAGGTCGCAGCGGAAGGCTCGCCTGTCCTCGGGTTCCTCGAGCAGATGAAAGCGCTCGGCATGGGCATCGAAACGCTGGTCACGATGCCCGCCGGCCAGATGGTGCGGATGTTCCCCCTGGTGCAGAGCATCCTTGGCTGGGGCGACGCGGGCCTTGCCATTCTCGCGGGCGCGTCCGGCTTTCCGGCCACTGTCGCCCAGCTCAGCGGCAACGCCGAGCTGATCGAGAGATTCGGCTCCTGCCGCGGTTGCTGGATCGGCACGCAGCCGGACCGCGGCTCGGACACCACCGACCTCGATGGCCGCGAGAAGTTCCCGGGGCGGCGGCACGGCAAGGCCAATCTCGTCGCGCGAGTCACCCGCGACGAGGTGATCCTGCACGGGCAGACCTCCGCCTGGGTTACCGGTGCGCCGATCGCCGAGTGCGGCCTCGCGTACATACCGGCCGACTACGGGAACGGATTGTACGCCGATGACGGGACGATGCGTGGCGCCGTCGTGTTCGTGCCGTTCGACGAGCCGGGCGTGTCCAGGGGCAAGCCCCTCGAGAAGCTGGGCCAGCGCCCGCTCCCACAGGGTGAGGTGTTCTTCGACGAGGTCCGCCTGCCGCGGCGCTACCTGATGAGCGACGACTCCGCGTACCGGGGAAAGTTCTTCAGCGCCTTCACACTGGCGAACATGGAGATGGCATGCGTGTTCGCGGGCGTCGCGCGCGCCGCCCTCGACCATGCCCTCGCCTATGTACACGAGCGCGAGCAGGGCGGCGCGCTGCTGATCGAGCACCAGAGCGTGCGGGCGCGCATTTTCCGCATCTGGCAGTCGTCGGAGGCCGCGTTCGCGATCGCCCAGCGCTGCGCGAACTACAACTTCCTCGGAAACCCTCACGTGCTCGCGTCCATCACGGCTAAGGTCACCGCCACGCAGCACGCGGTGCAGGCCGCCGACGAAGCGCTGCAACTGTTCGGCGGCTACGGTCTCAGCCGGGAGTATCCGATGGAGAAGCTCCTGCGCGATGCGCGCGCCGCGACGATCGAGGACGGAGAGAACCACATGCTCGGCCTGGTCGCCGCGGGTCACCTCAGCCAGTGGTTCCAGTCGTCGGGCCTTCGCGGTGCATGA